The Pseudoalteromonas marina genome segment ATTCTTGCTATGAACGAAGAAGAAGGCTTTGCTATTACAGGGTTTGAAGACCCGCTTTTAGCAGCAGACAAAGCACTAGATTGGGTAGATCTTGTTATATGCACTGCAGGTGAAAAAGGGCTATTCATGGCAGGCCATGTTGACGACAGCTTTAAACGTGAAACCGAATACCCACTACTGCCTGGTGCTATTGCAGACTTTAATCGCTATGAATTTTCACGCGCTATGCGTAAAGCAGATTGCGAAAACCCTATAAGAGCATACAGCCATACGGCTCCTTTTATGGGCGGACCAGACTCAATCAAAAATACAAATGGCGCTGGAGACTGTGCACTCGCTGCTGTACTACATGACTTATCAGCAAATGTTTATCATAAGCTTAATGTCGCTAACTCAGCAAAGCACGATCAACAAGCTATTACATACTCATCTCTTGCACAAATTAGTAAATATGCAAACAGAGCAAGTTATGAAGTACTTGTTCAGCACTCTCCCCGCTTATCGCGTGGATTACCTGAGCGTGAAGATTGTTTAGAGCAGGTTTATTGGGAGCAATAAGCTCCCTTCATCTCTCTAAAAGATAGAAATATCAAGCTTTTTAGATAGCAGCTCTAATGCTGCTATTCCTGCCACTGAGTTACCAAACGAATTAAGACCTGGGGAATAAACGGCTACTGTAAACTTGTTAGGTAATACCGCAAGAATAGTCCCTGACACCCCTGATTTACCTGGCATACCGACCCTATACCCAAAATCACCCGCAGCATCATATAAACCACTGGTAAATAATAATGAATTAAGCTGTTTATTTTGACGACTACTTAAAACCTGCTCACCAGATAGCTGATCAACTCCTTTATTTGCCAAAAAGCTATATGCCTTAGCAAGTTCAACACAATTAAGCTCAATAGAGCAAAAGTTGAAATACGACCAAAGCACATCATCAACGTCATTCTCAAAATTACCAAACGATTTCATCAAATGCGCCATAGCAGCATTGCGGTGTCTAAATTCATACTCAGAATTAGCCACTTTTTTATCAATCACAATGCCGCGATTACCTGATAGTAATCTGAATGTTTCGAGCATCGAGTGCATTGGTGCAGACAAGCGGCTATAAAGCGCATCACAAGTAACAATAGCACCCGCATTTATGAATGGGTTACGCGGCACACCTTTTTCAAATTCAAGTTGCGTAAGCGAGTTAAACGCTGTACCAGAGGGCTCCTTACCTACCCGGTTCCAAAGTTCGTCACCATAACGCTGTAACGCCATGGTTAATGTCATCACTTTAGATACTGATTGAATGGTAAATCGCTGAGAACAATCACCTGCGCAAATGATTTCACCCTCAGTAGTGTATATGGCAATAGAAAACTGCTCAGGGTCAACCTCAGCAAGTGCAGGGATATAATCGGCTACTTTCCCTTTAGACAGTAAAGGGGCGACTTCTTGAGTAATTTCATTTAATACACGTTGGTAATCTGTAGTAGGCAATTAACACCTCAAATAGATTTAGCTAAATGAAAATATTACCATGCCTCAGATTAAACGAGCTAGTTTAGTTAGATGAAATTAATTGTATTGTGAATTATGTTCACAATAAACAATCTAACGTGAGGATAAACGACAAGAGAAATAATTAATGATAAACACCACTAATTAGCAAATTTAATAACCTATTTATATCACCTAAACATAAGGCTATTACTCACCAAACCTTAAACTCTTTAGCAGTAATATTTAATCAACCCCTGATAGAAAAGCTGACGCTAATAGGGTTAAAGGTATCAGTTATTAGACAGAGATAAATAATACAACCTTGTTGTTTATATTATTACCTTACTGAAACTAGATTCTTTAATTATACGAATTAGTAAAGCTCGCCTTGTAATTGTAACTTAATTGATTTACTTCATTTAAAATACAAAAAGCGTCACTTT includes the following:
- the glsB gene encoding glutaminase B, with the protein product MPTTDYQRVLNEITQEVAPLLSKGKVADYIPALAEVDPEQFSIAIYTTEGEIICAGDCSQRFTIQSVSKVMTLTMALQRYGDELWNRVGKEPSGTAFNSLTQLEFEKGVPRNPFINAGAIVTCDALYSRLSAPMHSMLETFRLLSGNRGIVIDKKVANSEYEFRHRNAAMAHLMKSFGNFENDVDDVLWSYFNFCSIELNCVELAKAYSFLANKGVDQLSGEQVLSSRQNKQLNSLLFTSGLYDAAGDFGYRVGMPGKSGVSGTILAVLPNKFTVAVYSPGLNSFGNSVAGIAALELLSKKLDISIF